The Acidobacteriota bacterium genome includes a window with the following:
- a CDS encoding ABC transporter permease produces MNKMVVSNLVHRPLRSLISIIAIAVEVTLILVIVSFALGMLKDAAARQKGIGADLMVQPPGSSNFTALSGAPVSQKIAQVIRQKVPHVTAAVPVITQVTTSGNLEVIYGIALPPFGDPADSFENVSGALHYMRGGPFQKADDIIVDDILARSKHIKVGSTVDVLNHKFRVSGIIEHGKGARKFLPMSTLQELTGSEGKASIFYVKLDDPRYTDEAHRAINAIPGMEQYVVRSMQEYMSLMTPEHVPGLSAFISVVVGVAVVIGFIVIFQAMYTAVMERTREIGILKSLGASKLYIIRLILRETILLAVVGIVLGILISYTASMTIVRYMPTLQVRIEGIWLVYASLIAVGGALLGALYPAFKAAQKDPIDALAYE; encoded by the coding sequence ATGAACAAGATGGTGGTCTCCAATCTCGTGCATCGCCCGCTGCGCTCGCTGATATCCATCATCGCGATCGCGGTCGAGGTCACGCTCATCCTGGTGATCGTGAGCTTCGCGCTCGGGATGCTGAAGGATGCTGCCGCGCGCCAGAAAGGCATCGGCGCCGACCTGATGGTGCAGCCGCCGGGGTCGAGCAACTTCACCGCGCTCAGCGGCGCACCGGTATCGCAGAAGATCGCGCAGGTCATCCGTCAGAAGGTGCCGCACGTCACCGCGGCCGTGCCGGTGATCACGCAGGTGACGACCTCGGGAAACCTCGAAGTCATCTACGGGATAGCGCTGCCGCCCTTCGGCGACCCGGCCGATTCCTTCGAGAACGTGAGTGGCGCCCTGCACTACATGCGCGGCGGACCCTTCCAGAAGGCCGACGACATCATCGTGGACGACATCCTCGCGCGCAGCAAACATATCAAGGTGGGCAGCACGGTGGACGTGCTGAACCATAAATTCCGCGTCTCTGGCATCATCGAGCACGGCAAAGGCGCGCGCAAGTTCCTGCCCATGAGCACGCTGCAGGAACTGACCGGCTCCGAGGGCAAGGCCTCGATCTTCTATGTGAAGCTCGATGACCCGCGCTACACCGATGAAGCACACCGCGCCATCAATGCCATCCCCGGCATGGAGCAGTACGTCGTGCGCTCGATGCAGGAGTACATGTCGCTGATGACGCCGGAGCACGTGCCCGGACTTTCCGCATTCATCTCGGTGGTGGTGGGCGTGGCGGTGGTGATCGGCTTCATCGTCATCTTTCAAGCGATGTACACGGCGGTGATGGAGCGGACGCGCGAGATCGGCATCTTGAAATCGCTGGGCGCGTCAAAGCTCTACATCATCCGGCTGATCCTGCGGGAGACCATCCTGCTGGCAGTCGTCGGGATCGTGCTGGGCATCCTCATCAGTTACACCGCCAGCATGACCATCGTGCGCTACATGCCGACGCTGCAGGTGCGCATCGAGGGTATCTGGCTGGTGTATGCGTCGCTCATCGCCGTGGGCGGCGCGCTGCTGGGCGCGCTCTATCCGGCGTTCAAGGCCGCGCAGAAGGACCCGATCGACGCGCTCGCGTACGAGTAG
- a CDS encoding DUF4292 domain-containing protein — protein sequence MNSPARNQLGTLLLALVALLPLGGCLFRTHTVAKRNIADKLKESNRDDLVERINVEAQKVKTLNATVDIAASSGGSKKGKITDYQEIRGYILVRKPKEIRMIGLLPVLRNKAFDMVSDGQVFRVSIPAKNRFIVGRNDVTRAAAGQSLENLRPQHIFDALLLQEIDPKNEVAVLESTTEVVTGAKSKKQMEMPSYTIIVTRRDPDGKWNLSRKIVFTRDDLQPHRQIVYDKNGNVATDAHYDNFQVYDNLLFPSLITIYRPQEEYTVQLAIVKLKLNEDIRNDQFDLPQPPGSQLVRLDQPDQQPAPPPAATKPSTQGPGAR from the coding sequence ATGAACTCTCCCGCAAGGAATCAACTGGGCACGCTGTTGCTGGCGCTGGTGGCGCTATTGCCGCTAGGCGGGTGTCTGTTCCGCACCCACACCGTGGCCAAGCGGAACATCGCTGACAAGCTGAAGGAATCGAACCGCGACGACCTGGTCGAACGCATCAACGTGGAAGCGCAGAAGGTCAAGACGCTGAATGCCACGGTGGACATCGCCGCTTCTTCCGGGGGATCGAAGAAGGGCAAGATCACCGACTACCAGGAGATCCGCGGGTACATCCTGGTGCGCAAGCCGAAAGAGATCCGCATGATCGGGCTCCTGCCTGTGCTGCGCAACAAGGCCTTCGACATGGTGAGTGACGGGCAGGTGTTCCGCGTCTCCATCCCGGCAAAAAACCGCTTCATCGTGGGGCGCAACGACGTGACGCGCGCGGCTGCCGGCCAATCACTGGAGAACCTGCGTCCGCAGCACATCTTTGACGCGCTGCTGCTGCAGGAGATCGACCCGAAGAACGAGGTGGCGGTGCTCGAGAGCACCACTGAGGTGGTGACCGGCGCGAAGTCGAAGAAGCAGATGGAGATGCCGAGCTACACCATCATCGTGACGCGGCGCGATCCCGACGGCAAGTGGAACCTCTCGCGCAAGATCGTGTTCACGCGCGATGACCTGCAGCCGCACCGCCAGATCGTCTACGACAAGAACGGCAACGTCGCCACCGACGCCCATTACGACAACTTTCAGGTCTACGACAACCTGCTCTTCCCTTCGCTGATCACCATCTATCGGCCGCAGGAGGAGTACACGGTGCAGCTCGCTATCGTGAAGCTGAAGCTGAATGAGGATATCCGCAACGACCAGTTCGACCTGCCCCAGCCGCCCGGCTCGCAGCTCGTCCGTTTGGACCAGCCCGATCAGCAGCCGGCGCCGCCGCCAGCGGCAACCAAGCCGAGCACGCAAGGACCGGGCGCGCGCTGA
- the mltG gene encoding endolytic transglycosylase MltG: protein MLKTLAKLILLAILIGVVFIAYGLFVPAGGSTQQFLLLRPGSTAKKIARDLKDAGVIRSEWAFLALHAWKVKTLKAGEYKFDHPASALEVYDRVARGDIFTHTVTIPEGYNMFEIAALVEQAGLGPRGEFLKAAQEKALIADLDPQAQSLEGYLFPDTYEFTRTQTMHDMAAAMVRRFRQTAQQIGLAAEADRGNTHRVVTMASIVEKETSVAEERPVVAGVYYNRLEKNVALGADPTVAYASLLIGKYDGVIRQSDLALDSPYNTYKRAGLPPGPIANPGRAALEAAMHPAHTEFLYFVSDNQGHHRFSATAAEHERNVDAYRHATAPH, encoded by the coding sequence TTGCTAAAGACCCTGGCCAAACTAATCCTTCTCGCCATCCTCATCGGGGTAGTGTTCATTGCCTACGGACTCTTCGTCCCTGCGGGCGGAAGCACGCAACAGTTCCTACTGCTGCGTCCAGGATCGACGGCTAAGAAGATCGCGCGCGACCTGAAAGACGCGGGCGTGATCCGCAGCGAGTGGGCATTCCTGGCGCTGCATGCCTGGAAAGTGAAGACGCTGAAGGCGGGCGAGTACAAGTTCGACCATCCGGCGAGCGCGCTCGAGGTCTATGACCGCGTGGCGCGCGGCGACATCTTCACCCACACCGTCACCATCCCCGAGGGCTACAACATGTTCGAGATCGCCGCCCTGGTGGAGCAGGCGGGGCTCGGTCCGCGCGGCGAATTCCTCAAGGCGGCGCAGGAGAAGGCGCTGATTGCTGACCTCGATCCGCAAGCGCAGTCGCTCGAAGGGTATCTTTTCCCCGACACCTACGAATTCACGCGCACGCAGACGATGCACGACATGGCGGCGGCGATGGTGCGGCGCTTCCGCCAGACGGCGCAGCAGATCGGCCTGGCGGCGGAAGCCGATCGCGGCAACACGCACCGCGTAGTGACCATGGCGTCCATCGTGGAAAAAGAAACGTCGGTCGCGGAAGAGCGTCCGGTGGTGGCCGGCGTCTACTACAACCGCCTGGAGAAGAACGTGGCGCTGGGGGCCGATCCGACGGTGGCCTACGCCTCGCTGCTCATCGGCAAATACGATGGCGTGATCCGCCAGTCTGACCTGGCGCTCGATTCGCCCTACAACACATACAAACGCGCGGGGCTGCCGCCGGGACCGATCGCGAACCCCGGCCGGGCGGCGCTCGAAGCGGCCATGCATCCGGCGCATACCGAGTTCTTGTATTTCGTGAGCGACAACCAGGGACACCACCGCTTCTCCGCGACCGCGGCGGAGCATGAGCGCAACGTGGACGCGTATCGGCATGCGACGGCGCCGCATTGA